Proteins encoded by one window of Grus americana isolate bGruAme1 chromosome 7, bGruAme1.mat, whole genome shotgun sequence:
- the EGR2 gene encoding E3 SUMO-protein ligase EGR2, which yields MMTAKAVDKIPVTLGGFVHQLPEGIYPADDISAALPTSVAIFPNADLAGPFDQMSGVAGDGMINVDMGDKRALDLPYGGGFAPNAPASRNQTFTYMGKFSIDPQYPGAGCYPEGIINIVSAGILQGVSTPSSAASSASSAASSASSSATAASAASPNPLAGALGCTMAQGQPADLEHLYSPPPPPYSGCGDLYPQDPSSAFLPAAGGGALPFPPPPSYPSPKAAAADGGLFTMIPEYGGFFPPPQCQRELHAGPDRKPFPCPLDSLRVPPPLTPLSTIRNFTMGAPPAGAASGSAPGGGGGGEGAGARLPAGAYSPHHLPLRPILRPRKYPNRPSKTPVHERPYPCPAEGCDRRFSRSDELTRHIRIHTGHKPFQCRICMRNFSRSDHLTTHIRTHTGEKPFACDFCGRKFARSDERKRHTKIHLRQKERKGAAAAAGGCPQPGGGTGAAALAPCAARTRTP from the exons atGATGACCGCCAAGGCGGTGGACAAGATCCCGGTGACCCTCGGCGGGTTTGTGCACCAGCTCCCCGAGGGCATTTACCCCGCGGATGACATCTCCGCCGCGCTGCCAACTTCGGTCGCGATCTTCCCCAATGCCGACCTGGCAGGGCCGTTTGACCAGATGAGCGGTGTGGCAGGAG ACGGCATGATCAACGTGGACATGGGCGACAAGCGGGCCCTGGACCTGCCCTACGGCGGCGGCTTCGCGCCCAACGCCCCGGCCTCCCGCAACCAGACCTTCACCTACATGGGCAAATTCTCCATCGACCCGCAGTACCCCGGCGCCGGCTGCTACCCCGAGGGCATCATCAACATCGTGAGCGCGGGAATCCTGCAGGGGGTCAGCACGCCCTCCTCCGccgcctcctccgcctcctccgccgcctcctccgcctcctcctcggccaccgccgcctccgccgcctcCCCCAACCCGCTGGCCGGGGCCCTCGGCTGCACCATGGCGCAGGGCCAGCCGGCCGACCTGGAGCACCTCTactcgccgccgccgccgccctaCTCGGGCTGCGGCGACCTGTACCCGCAGGACCCCTCCTCGGCCTTCCTGCCCGCCGCAGGCGGCGGGGCGCTGCCTttccccccgccgccctcctACCCCTCCCCgaaggcggcggcggccgaCGGCGGGCTCTTCACCATGATTCCCGAGTACGGCGGCTTCTTCCCGCCGCCCCAGTGCCAGCGGGAGCTGCACGCCGGCCCCGACCGCAAACCCTTCCCTTGCCCCCTCGACTCGCTCCGCGTCCCGCCGCCCCTCACGCCGCTCTCCACCATCCGCAACTTCACTATGGGGGCGCCCCCGGCGGGCGCCGCCTCCGGCAGCgctcccggcggcggcggcgggggcgagGGCGCGGGCGCCCGGCTGCCCGCCGGCGCCTACAGCCCGCACCACCTGCCGCTGCGGCCCATCCTGCGGCCCCGCAAGTACCCCAACCGGCCCAGCAAGACGCCGGTCCACGAGCGGCCCTACCCCTGCCCCGCCGAGGGCTGCGACCGCCGCTTCTCCCGCTCCGACGAGCTCACCCGGCACATCCGCATCCACACGGGCCACAAGCCCTTCCAGTGCCGCATCTGCATGCGGAACTTCAGCCGCAGCGACCACCTCACCACCCACATCCGCACGCACACCGGCGAGAAGCCCTTCGCCTGCGATTTCTGCGGCAGGAAGTTCGCCCGCTCCGACGAGAGGAAGCGGCACACCAAGATCCACCTGCGccagaaggagaggaaaggagccgccgccgccgccggcggatGCCCGCAGCCCGGCGGCGGGACCGGCGCGGCCGCCCTGGCCCCCTGCGCGGCGCGGACGCGGACGCCCTGA